In Nostoc sp. UHCC 0926, a single genomic region encodes these proteins:
- a CDS encoding helix-turn-helix domain-containing protein, which yields MPRGIKVRKEEIENVKLALKRNGFLRQLDLAEELGISKNTLSSFLNGKKVDYLNFVEICNKLSLDVQEIADFSDADVEVAREEEKTDSTVQTKSITEVDLGGQDAHPTTETRVVLNQAIPEVPVWQGRDELLEELQTKLLQPENPVKVLALIGQGGIGKTSLAVKLLQALGVNCGRSALTPVEKGANVEECAYECVIYFKAQEGTSFDDVAKFLLIDDLGIQTADTLKTADEKIAKIIEGLAQTRTLVVLDNLESILQPANHPQAGRAISPDWGKLLNALVYQQHQSQTLLTSREVPADLADIRYEGAEPDSELVYIERISGVATVAGVEILRQRQLKDSVADLWWISERIEGHVFLLTQLAAIGKGKPGYLRKHPELVTKKAEPILREQLARQSEAARGLLSRMCVLRVGIDIRGLTFLRLYTDNWEQDHRFEFAATWGKPAELTEVEISETQAILERLVDSSLVQSRYDKQQCEVFYDLHRVIVEFLQGEYQDELPNLLKSIYKFYCSGKNVENPQTLEDLRPVLEAQYFAFQLGNYSEAYYLVTGTLGEYLRWWGHWSLLKDLCEQVLSRMDEEERCICLQWIGVIHRDLGNWDEAARCFQNALAIAQKQESESNIASCNGMLGDIERDRGKWDAAEALYRQSLELRIELGDRSGMANIWGVLGYIEQCRGNWDAAETLYQQCLTVRTELGDRSGMASIWGLLGDIERDRGKSDAAEALYRQSLELRTELGDRSGMANSWGLLGDIEQCRGNWDAAKTLYQQSLEVETQLGYRSGMAYSYNGLGENELHRGNLEAAEQFSKQALVIAQELGMIHLVAEVNYDLARLERKRGNTELAQQHYNTAHQIFQQLGAAKDLEKIEREWEQD from the coding sequence ATGCCGAGAGGGATTAAGGTTCGCAAAGAGGAAATTGAAAACGTCAAGCTAGCACTCAAGCGTAATGGTTTCTTGCGACAGCTAGATTTAGCTGAAGAGTTAGGGATTTCTAAAAATACTCTTTCGAGCTTTCTCAACGGTAAAAAGGTTGACTATTTGAACTTTGTAGAAATCTGTAATAAATTATCACTCGATGTGCAAGAAATAGCTGATTTCAGCGATGCTGATGTGGAAGTGGCACGGGAAGAAGAAAAAACTGATTCGACAGTGCAGACTAAATCTATTACTGAAGTTGATCTGGGCGGGCAAGATGCCCACCCCACAACAGAAACAAGGGTTGTACTCAATCAAGCTATCCCAGAAGTACCCGTGTGGCAGGGGCGAGATGAACTCCTTGAAGAGTTGCAAACCAAATTACTGCAACCAGAGAATCCAGTTAAGGTATTGGCACTCATTGGACAAGGGGGTATTGGCAAAACCAGTTTAGCTGTAAAACTTTTACAAGCATTGGGCGTTAATTGTGGAAGATCCGCCCTAACTCCCGTTGAAAAAGGGGCGAATGTAGAAGAGTGTGCTTATGAATGCGTAATATATTTCAAGGCACAAGAGGGGACAAGTTTTGATGATGTAGCAAAATTTCTCCTAATTGATGACTTGGGTATTCAAACAGCAGACACATTGAAAACTGCTGATGAAAAGATAGCGAAAATTATTGAAGGGTTGGCGCAAACACGCACTCTTGTAGTGCTGGATAACCTGGAAAGTATTTTACAGCCTGCCAACCATCCCCAAGCGGGACGGGCAATTTCACCCGATTGGGGTAAACTGCTAAATGCTTTAGTCTATCAGCAGCATCAATCACAAACCCTATTAACCAGTCGGGAAGTGCCAGCAGATTTGGCGGATATCCGCTATGAGGGTGCGGAACCAGATTCAGAATTGGTGTATATCGAGAGAATTTCTGGAGTGGCGACAGTCGCGGGAGTTGAGATTTTGCGACAGCGCCAACTGAAAGATAGTGTAGCAGATTTGTGGTGGATATCTGAGCGGATTGAGGGACACGTTTTTTTGTTAACCCAACTGGCGGCTATTGGTAAGGGTAAGCCTGGGTATCTGCGGAAGCATCCAGAATTGGTGACGAAAAAGGCTGAACCCATTCTCAGAGAACAACTGGCAAGGCAAAGTGAAGCAGCGCGAGGTTTACTCAGCCGGATGTGTGTGTTGCGAGTGGGGATAGATATCCGAGGTTTAACTTTCTTGCGGTTATATACAGATAATTGGGAGCAAGATCACCGCTTTGAATTTGCAGCAACGTGGGGAAAACCTGCTGAATTGACAGAGGTGGAAATTAGTGAAACGCAAGCAATTTTAGAGCGATTAGTCGATAGCAGTTTAGTCCAGAGTCGCTATGATAAACAGCAATGTGAGGTATTTTATGACTTGCATCGGGTGATTGTGGAGTTTCTGCAAGGGGAATATCAAGACGAACTGCCCAATCTGCTCAAGAGTATCTATAAATTTTACTGCTCTGGAAAAAATGTTGAAAATCCTCAAACTTTAGAAGATTTGCGCCCAGTGCTGGAGGCTCAATATTTTGCTTTTCAGTTGGGCAATTACAGCGAAGCATATTATTTGGTAACGGGAACTCTGGGAGAATATCTGAGATGGTGGGGACACTGGAGTTTATTAAAAGACTTGTGTGAACAAGTTTTGTCACGGATGGATGAGGAGGAACGCTGCATCTGCTTGCAATGGATTGGAGTAATTCATCGTGATTTAGGCAATTGGGATGAAGCAGCAAGATGTTTTCAGAATGCTTTAGCCATTGCACAAAAGCAAGAAAGTGAAAGTAATATTGCATCTTGCAATGGAATGTTGGGAGATATAGAGCGCGATCGCGGCAAGTGGGATGCTGCCGAAGCCCTGTATCGGCAATCTTTGGAATTACGGATAGAATTAGGCGATCGCTCTGGCATGGCGAATATTTGGGGAGTGTTGGGATATATTGAGCAATGTCGCGGCAACTGGGATGCAGCCGAAACCCTGTATCAGCAATGTTTGACAGTGAGAACAGAATTAGGCGATCGCTCTGGTATGGCTTCTATTTGGGGATTGTTGGGAGATATAGAGCGCGATCGCGGCAAGTCGGATGCTGCCGAAGCCCTGTATCGGCAATCTTTGGAATTGCGGACAGAATTAGGTGATCGCTCTGGTATGGCGAATAGTTGGGGATTGTTGGGAGATATAGAGCAATGTCGTGGCAACTGGGATGCAGCCAAAACCCTGTATCAGCAATCTTTAGAAGTTGAGACACAATTAGGCTATCGCTCTGGCATGGCTTATTCTTATAATGGTTTAGGAGAAAATGAACTTCATCGCGGTAATCTCGAAGCAGCAGAACAGTTTTCTAAACAAGCTTTAGTAATAGCCCAAGAGTTGGGGATGATTCACCTAGTGGCAGAGGTTAACTACGATTTAGCACGGCTAGAGCGTAAGCGCGGTAATACAGAACTTGCCCAACAGCATTACAACACAGCACATCAAATATTTCAGCAATTGGGTGCGGCGAAGGATTTGGAGAAAATCGAGCGAGAGTGGGAGCAAGATTAA
- the metX gene encoding homoserine O-acetyltransferase MetX, translating into MIYSDFISPQTQFYQLTVPFQLEGGETLTGVQVAYRTWGQLNAQGDNGVLICHALTGSADADDWWETLFGSGKAFNPERDFIVCSNILGSCYGTTGPTTINPIMGKAYGVSFPEITIRDMVHLQAALLEYLGVQSLRLVIGGSLGGMQALEWALLYPEKVKTIAPIAVSGRHSAWCIGLSEAQRQAIYADPNWQGGNYTLDAPPNQGLAVARMMAMSSYRSWDSFTTRFGRQYDASEQFAIASYLQHQGQKLTERFDANTYIILTQVMDRHDVARDRTVPNLSDYESVLQSIQQPTLVVAIDSDILYPPVEQQELANLIPNAQLAWLKSIHGHDAFLIDMDALNEILISFRQNLDLSAS; encoded by the coding sequence ATGATCTACTCAGACTTCATCTCACCGCAAACCCAGTTTTACCAGCTGACGGTGCCATTTCAACTGGAGGGGGGCGAAACATTAACTGGGGTTCAGGTTGCTTATCGCACTTGGGGACAGTTAAATGCTCAAGGCGATAATGGGGTACTGATTTGTCATGCCTTAACTGGTTCGGCTGACGCTGATGATTGGTGGGAAACTTTGTTTGGTTCAGGGAAAGCTTTCAATCCAGAACGCGATTTTATTGTATGCAGCAACATCTTGGGAAGTTGTTACGGCACAACTGGGCCAACGACTATCAACCCCATAATGGGGAAGGCTTATGGTGTATCCTTCCCTGAGATTACAATCCGAGATATGGTTCACCTGCAAGCTGCACTACTAGAATATCTGGGTGTTCAATCTCTGCGGTTAGTAATTGGCGGATCACTCGGTGGGATGCAAGCACTGGAGTGGGCATTATTGTATCCAGAAAAAGTGAAAACTATTGCACCCATTGCTGTTTCTGGAAGACATTCCGCTTGGTGTATTGGATTAAGTGAAGCCCAAAGACAGGCAATTTATGCTGATCCAAACTGGCAAGGAGGGAACTATACCCTGGATGCGCCCCCAAATCAAGGATTAGCAGTGGCGCGGATGATGGCGATGAGTAGTTACCGTTCTTGGGATAGTTTTACAACCCGCTTTGGGCGGCAGTATGATGCATCTGAGCAGTTTGCTATAGCCAGTTACTTACAGCATCAGGGTCAAAAGCTGACAGAACGATTTGATGCCAACACTTATATCATCCTCACCCAGGTAATGGATCGCCACGATGTTGCACGCGATCGCACAGTTCCTAATTTATCAGATTATGAATCTGTTCTACAAAGCATCCAGCAACCGACTTTAGTTGTCGCAATTGATTCTGACATCCTTTATCCTCCAGTAGAACAACAAGAATTAGCAAATTTAATCCCTAATGCTCAACTGGCGTGGCTAAAGTCAATCCACGGACATGATGCATTTTTAATTGACATGGATGCATTGAATGAAATACTAATCTCTTTTCGGCAAAATTTAGATTTATCAGCCTCCTAG
- a CDS encoding O-acetylhomoserine aminocarboxypropyltransferase/cysteine synthase family protein has protein sequence MSEQYRFETLQVHAGQEPAPGTNARAVPIYQTTSYVFDDADHGARLFALQEFGNVYTRIMNPTTDVFEKRIAALEGGVAALATASGQAAQFLAISTIAQAGDNIVSTSFLYGGTYNQFKVALPRLGINVKFVEGDDPESFRQAIDDRTKALYVETIGNPQFNIPDFAALAHIAHENGIPLIVDNTFGAGGYLARPIEHGADIVVESATKWIGGHGTSIGGVIVDSGKFDWGNGKFPLFTEPSPGYHGLNFQEVFGPSGSFGNIAFIIRARVEGLRDFGPCLSPFNAFLLLQGLETLSLRVGRHVSNALELAQWLEQQQQVLWVNYPGLPNHPYHERAKKYLRHGFGGVLNFGIKGGLEAGKAFINHVKLASHLANVGDAKTLVIHPASTTHQQLSDDEQLSAGVTPDLVRVSVGIEHIDDIKEDFEQAFRQVKT, from the coding sequence ATGTCTGAACAATATCGTTTTGAAACCCTGCAAGTTCATGCTGGACAAGAGCCGGCTCCGGGAACTAATGCTCGTGCTGTACCAATTTACCAAACGACTTCCTACGTTTTTGACGATGCCGATCACGGAGCGCGGTTGTTTGCTCTCCAGGAATTTGGCAACGTTTATACCCGGATCATGAACCCGACGACGGATGTATTTGAAAAGCGGATTGCTGCCTTAGAAGGGGGTGTAGCAGCATTAGCAACCGCTAGTGGTCAGGCGGCGCAATTCTTGGCAATCAGTACCATTGCTCAGGCTGGAGATAATATTGTTTCCACTAGTTTTCTGTATGGGGGAACATATAATCAGTTTAAAGTAGCTTTACCACGACTAGGTATTAATGTCAAGTTTGTGGAAGGAGATGATCCAGAAAGTTTCCGTCAGGCGATCGACGATCGCACCAAAGCCTTATACGTTGAAACTATTGGCAATCCTCAATTCAATATTCCCGACTTTGCCGCTTTAGCTCACATTGCTCACGAAAATGGCATTCCTTTAATTGTGGATAATACCTTTGGTGCTGGTGGGTATCTAGCTCGACCCATTGAACATGGTGCAGATATTGTAGTAGAATCTGCAACTAAATGGATTGGTGGGCATGGTACTTCCATTGGTGGCGTAATTGTCGATTCGGGTAAATTTGATTGGGGTAACGGCAAATTTCCCCTGTTTACTGAGCCATCACCCGGTTATCATGGGTTGAATTTTCAAGAAGTGTTTGGTCCTAGTGGTTCCTTTGGCAACATTGCCTTTATTATCCGTGCCAGAGTCGAGGGGTTACGGGATTTTGGCCCATGCTTGAGTCCATTTAACGCCTTTCTTTTACTACAAGGATTAGAGACTCTCTCCCTACGTGTAGGTCGGCATGTGAGTAATGCCCTAGAATTGGCTCAGTGGTTAGAGCAGCAACAGCAAGTATTATGGGTTAATTATCCGGGACTTCCCAATCACCCATATCATGAACGAGCGAAAAAATATCTCCGGCATGGGTTTGGGGGAGTTTTAAACTTTGGCATCAAAGGTGGATTGGAGGCAGGTAAAGCTTTTATTAATCATGTGAAATTGGCGAGTCATTTAGCAAATGTTGGTGATGCTAAAACTCTCGTTATTCATCCCGCTTCTACAACCCATCAACAGCTAAGTGATGACGAACAGCTTTCAGCGGGTGTGACACCCGATTTGGTGCGGGTATCGGTGGGAATTGAACATATCGACGATATCAAAGAAGATTTTGAGCAGGCATTTCGGCAAGTGAAAACATAG
- a CDS encoding SGNH/GDSL hydrolase family protein produces the protein MQRKKWFLRTGLALLIFIMVVAAKFMDKTHPITELYVFGDSLSDTGMVFRATGGMYPPNPTYYQGRYSNGRVWIEYLAESLHLSSKQTNNFAYGGATTGSVGNSYVPSLLNQVQSFTQTHQKTNSDALYVLWAGANDYLQGVSSATVPVKNLTIAINSLTDVGAKKILVGNLPDLGQLPATRTSTNSVNLSALTQAHNQGLRRSLKILSQQHSDLEIVVLDANTLYRDAIANPAAFNFTNVITPCLSGSSICSNPDQFLFWDGIHPTAAAHRIIGKTAFSTIQEAGMINPGLIMVP, from the coding sequence ATGCAAAGAAAAAAGTGGTTTTTAAGAACGGGACTTGCTCTCCTAATTTTTATCATGGTTGTAGCGGCAAAATTTATGGATAAAACTCATCCCATTACAGAACTCTACGTATTTGGGGACAGTCTTTCAGATACAGGGATGGTATTCCGGGCGACAGGAGGAATGTATCCACCTAATCCAACTTACTATCAGGGGCGTTACTCGAATGGTCGGGTTTGGATTGAGTATCTTGCCGAATCCCTCCATCTTTCCTCCAAGCAAACTAACAATTTTGCTTACGGAGGAGCAACTACTGGCAGCGTTGGCAACAGCTATGTACCTAGCTTGCTAAATCAAGTGCAGTCGTTTACTCAGACACATCAAAAAACGAATTCAGATGCTTTGTATGTGCTGTGGGCTGGGGCAAATGATTATTTGCAAGGGGTAAGCAGTGCAACTGTTCCTGTTAAAAATCTGACGATCGCCATCAACTCTCTAACTGATGTGGGTGCTAAAAAGATTCTGGTAGGAAATTTACCAGATTTAGGACAGTTACCTGCCACTAGAACCAGTACGAATTCTGTGAATCTTAGTGCATTAACCCAAGCACATAATCAAGGCTTGAGGCGATCGCTCAAAATCCTAAGTCAACAGCATTCCGATCTGGAGATTGTGGTATTAGATGCCAACACCCTGTATCGAGATGCGATTGCAAATCCGGCAGCCTTTAACTTTACCAATGTCATCACTCCATGTCTGTCTGGCTCTAGCATCTGTAGTAACCCAGACCAGTTTTTGTTCTGGGATGGCATTCATCCGACGGCTGCGGCTCATCGCATCATCGGGAAAACTGCTTTTTCAACAATTCAAGAGGCAGGGATGATTAATCCGGGTTTAATAATGGTTCCATGA
- a CDS encoding Rieske (2Fe-2S) protein: MIQKFAAPTHTDKYIRVAKFADVQAAGSLLVRSEKHTIALFYSDNKVYAIDNRCPHMGFPLHGSTCKDGIVTCPWHYARFDLASGGTFDSWADDVPSFGVEIRDGEVWVNLDPPVDLHAHHSQRLQDGLEQSISLVIAKSAIALLDMGADFTEPFQVGLEFGTRYNKAGWSTGLTIHTCMMNLLPYLDAEDKPRALFQGLSAVASDSAGAPPHFVVHPLPNSTVDLSTLKSWFCQFVEVRDSEAAERCLVSAIRAGANSEQLADMLFTSATDHRYIDSGHALDFINKALEALDAIGWQGAESVLASLVSGLATASRMEESNSWRYPVDLVAILESAFEQLPTALATGRPRQGTWSGEEELVPILLGEDPQKIANSLLTALEAGCTEEQLASVVTYTAALRVARFHTNNDFGDWNSAHHPFTFANAVHQGLRRVPTLELLRGVFDAAMSVYLNRFLNVPPARLPEPKDSAENPEELLNQLPDLLNRQQQVNQTGKLVADYLYNGGSVKRLMAMLGKLMLRENRDFHVIQEMEAAFRQYSLLGETAGIHVLVAAARYLAAHSPTMRSQGQTYQIADRLHKGDRLFEES, translated from the coding sequence ATGATTCAAAAATTTGCAGCCCCAACTCACACAGACAAATACATCCGTGTTGCTAAATTTGCAGATGTTCAAGCAGCAGGTAGTTTGTTGGTTCGCAGCGAAAAACACACCATTGCTCTGTTTTACTCAGACAATAAAGTCTATGCAATTGATAACCGTTGTCCGCATATGGGCTTTCCGCTCCACGGTAGCACTTGCAAAGATGGCATTGTAACTTGCCCTTGGCACTATGCCCGCTTCGACCTCGCCAGTGGCGGAACATTTGACTCTTGGGCAGATGATGTTCCCTCCTTTGGTGTAGAAATCCGCGATGGGGAAGTTTGGGTAAATTTAGATCCCCCAGTTGACCTCCACGCCCACCACAGCCAACGTCTTCAGGATGGTTTAGAACAGAGTATTTCGTTAGTTATTGCCAAATCAGCGATCGCATTACTAGACATGGGGGCAGATTTTACCGAACCATTTCAGGTGGGACTGGAATTTGGCACACGTTATAACAAAGCAGGCTGGAGTACAGGCTTAACCATCCATACTTGCATGATGAATTTGCTGCCTTATTTAGATGCAGAAGACAAACCCCGCGCCCTTTTCCAAGGACTTTCAGCAGTAGCTAGTGATAGTGCAGGTGCGCCACCTCACTTTGTAGTTCATCCATTGCCCAATTCTACTGTTGACCTGAGTACCCTCAAAAGCTGGTTTTGCCAGTTTGTTGAGGTGCGGGATAGTGAAGCAGCAGAGAGATGTTTGGTATCTGCAATTCGGGCGGGAGCTAATTCTGAGCAACTTGCAGACATGCTGTTCACATCTGCCACAGACCACCGTTATATCGATAGCGGTCATGCACTCGACTTCATTAACAAGGCACTGGAAGCCCTGGATGCTATTGGTTGGCAAGGGGCAGAGTCAGTTTTGGCGAGTCTAGTTTCTGGTTTAGCAACTGCTTCCCGCATGGAAGAGTCCAATTCTTGGCGCTACCCTGTGGATTTGGTAGCAATTCTGGAGTCTGCCTTTGAGCAGTTACCTACGGCTTTGGCAACAGGACGACCTCGACAAGGAACTTGGTCAGGTGAGGAGGAATTGGTGCCGATTTTGTTAGGGGAAGATCCACAGAAAATTGCCAACTCTCTTCTGACTGCTTTGGAAGCTGGTTGTACTGAAGAACAATTGGCAAGTGTAGTTACTTACACAGCAGCACTTCGGGTAGCCCGCTTCCACACTAACAACGACTTTGGCGACTGGAATTCCGCGCACCATCCGTTTACTTTTGCCAATGCAGTGCATCAAGGATTACGACGAGTGCCAACGCTTGAATTACTACGAGGTGTGTTTGATGCTGCCATGAGTGTATATCTGAATCGTTTTTTGAATGTGCCACCAGCACGACTTCCAGAACCAAAAGACTCTGCTGAAAATCCTGAAGAATTGCTCAACCAACTACCAGATTTATTAAATCGCCAACAACAAGTAAATCAAACAGGTAAATTGGTTGCTGATTATTTGTACAATGGCGGCTCTGTTAAGCGACTGATGGCAATGTTGGGTAAGTTGATGCTGCGCGAAAATCGCGACTTTCATGTGATTCAGGAAATGGAAGCAGCCTTTAGACAATACTCGCTGCTGGGTGAAACTGCTGGTATTCATGTACTAGTTGCTGCTGCTCGTTATTTAGCAGCACACTCACCCACAATGCGATCGCAAGGGCAAACCTATCAAATTGCTGATCGGTTGCATAAAGGCGATCGCCTGTTTGAGGAATCGTAA
- a CDS encoding tetratricopeptide repeat protein, translating to MTEVIRSGSLNNIESIEFEEQCLHKARETGDRNAEVICLGSLGNAYQSIGEYHLAIEFYQQWLDIAKEIGDRFAEAKSLSGLGNAYQSLGKYQRAIEFYQQWLSITRKIGDRTGEGICLGSLGNTYEYLGKYEQAIEFYHQWLSITKKIGDWTGECICLGSLGNSYESLGDYQLAIEFYHQWLDVARFICDRNGEAMALSGLGNTYKALGKYQRAVEFHHYSLEITRDLDDRNGEANAWFNLGLVLEKINRESEAMDAFCNAREIYHAMGLDASLQDCNHAIELLSQNVAIVVSHFDFGRWLSHLSQLLKANSNQ from the coding sequence ATGACAGAAGTAATTAGATCCGGGAGCCTAAATAACATTGAGTCCATTGAGTTTGAGGAGCAGTGCTTGCACAAAGCCAGAGAAACAGGCGATCGCAATGCGGAAGTCATTTGTTTAGGAAGTTTGGGGAATGCTTACCAGTCAATTGGGGAGTACCACCTGGCAATTGAGTTTTATCAGCAGTGGTTGGATATAGCTAAAGAAATAGGCGATCGCTTCGCAGAAGCCAAGTCTTTGTCTGGGTTGGGTAACGCTTACCAATCACTGGGCAAATATCAGCGAGCGATTGAATTTTATCAGCAGTGGTTGAGTATCACCAGGAAAATAGGCGATCGCACTGGGGAAGGCATTTGCTTAGGAAGTTTGGGCAATACTTATGAATACCTGGGCAAGTATGAGCAAGCTATTGAGTTTTATCACCAGTGGTTGAGTATAACGAAGAAAATAGGCGATTGGACTGGGGAATGTATTTGCCTGGGAAGTTTGGGCAATAGTTATGAATCATTGGGGGATTACCAACTGGCAATTGAGTTTTACCACCAATGGTTAGATGTGGCAAGATTCATCTGCGATCGCAATGGGGAAGCAATGGCCTTGAGTGGGTTGGGTAATACTTATAAGGCTCTGGGAAAGTACCAAAGAGCGGTTGAGTTTCATCACTATTCATTAGAGATCACAAGGGATCTCGATGACCGAAATGGGGAAGCAAACGCCTGGTTTAATTTGGGTTTGGTGTTAGAAAAAATCAATCGAGAATCAGAAGCGATGGATGCCTTTTGTAATGCCCGCGAAATTTATCACGCAATGGGACTCGATGCAAGTCTGCAAGATTGTAATCATGCGATTGAGCTTCTTTCTCAAAATGTTGCAATCGTAGTATCTCACTTCGATTTTGGGAGATGGTTAAGTCATTTGTCGCAGTTGCTCAAAGCTAATTCTAACCAGTAA
- a CDS encoding DUF411 domain-containing protein: MSYKQFISCWQKCLPPILVRAAVHVMVIICLTVGVLGILGSTAPMSNAQLVSTTKRIQDKQTPLKSTGLNATVYHSPDCNCCGGWIDHLKAQGFKITNFPTPDIETVKQKYNVPDNLSSCHTAIVNGYVIEGHVPADDIKRLLQEKPNIVGLSVPQMPIGTPGMEMGNRKDPFSVLSFDHKDSVAVFHKYPSS; the protein is encoded by the coding sequence ATGTCGTACAAACAATTTATTTCTTGCTGGCAAAAATGCTTACCTCCTATCTTGGTACGTGCTGCTGTACATGTAATGGTAATAATTTGTCTAACAGTAGGGGTGTTGGGCATCTTGGGAAGCACTGCTCCTATGAGTAATGCTCAACTGGTAAGTACCACTAAACGTATCCAAGATAAACAGACACCATTAAAATCAACAGGACTAAATGCTACTGTATATCACAGTCCCGATTGTAACTGTTGTGGCGGATGGATTGATCACTTAAAGGCACAGGGTTTTAAAATCACAAACTTTCCCACGCCTGACATCGAAACAGTTAAACAAAAGTACAACGTGCCAGATAACTTGTCATCTTGCCACACAGCAATTGTTAATGGATATGTCATCGAAGGACATGTCCCAGCAGATGATATCAAACGTCTGCTTCAAGAAAAGCCAAATATTGTTGGTTTATCTGTTCCCCAAATGCCTATAGGTACTCCTGGGATGGAGATGGGGAATCGAAAAGACCCGTTTTCTGTATTATCTTTTGATCATAAGGACTCAGTTGCGGTATTCCATAAGTATCCATCCTCTTGA
- a CDS encoding DNA polymerase III subunit delta' — translation MNPFAPLVGQQQAIELLTQAVRQNRVAPAYLFVGPDGVGRSLAAKCFVELLFSSEMGVTAALQNRLRQGNHPALLWVQPTYQYQGQRLTPAEAAEKGLKRKAPPVIRLEQIREITEFLSRPPLEAPRNVVILEEAQTMAEAAANALLKTLEEPGQATLILIAPTPESVLPTLVSRCQRIPFYRLDAQSLAVVLTQTGHQEILPNQAVLSIAAGSAGSAIASYEQLQAIPPELLEDLKKAPASYRKALELAKKIDKDLDTEAQLWLVDYLQQFYWQQWHQPTIIHQLEQARKYLLAYAQPRLVWECLLLSVYQK, via the coding sequence ATTAATCCATTTGCACCACTTGTAGGACAACAGCAAGCTATAGAATTACTCACTCAGGCTGTCAGACAAAACCGGGTTGCTCCAGCCTATCTATTTGTGGGGCCAGATGGTGTAGGAAGAAGTTTAGCAGCAAAGTGCTTTGTGGAATTGCTATTTTCTAGTGAGATGGGAGTCACTGCGGCTTTACAAAACCGTTTGCGTCAAGGCAACCATCCAGCTTTATTGTGGGTGCAACCAACGTACCAATACCAGGGACAACGATTAACACCAGCAGAAGCGGCTGAGAAAGGACTTAAGCGTAAAGCACCACCTGTAATTCGGCTAGAGCAAATTCGAGAAATTACCGAGTTTCTGAGTCGTCCGCCTTTGGAAGCGCCGAGGAATGTGGTGATACTGGAAGAAGCCCAAACAATGGCAGAAGCCGCAGCCAATGCTTTACTTAAAACCTTGGAAGAACCGGGACAGGCGACGTTAATTTTAATTGCACCTACACCTGAGTCTGTGTTGCCAACTTTGGTGTCACGCTGTCAACGCATTCCTTTTTATCGCTTAGATGCCCAGTCTTTGGCTGTTGTACTCACACAAACAGGTCATCAGGAAATTTTGCCAAATCAGGCAGTATTGAGTATAGCAGCTGGCAGTGCCGGAAGTGCGATCGCATCTTACGAGCAATTACAAGCTATTCCCCCGGAGTTACTCGAAGACCTGAAAAAAGCCCCTGCTTCCTACCGCAAAGCCTTGGAGTTAGCCAAAAAAATTGATAAAGATTTAGATACAGAAGCACAACTGTGGTTAGTTGATTATCTTCAGCAATTCTACTGGCAGCAGTGGCATCAACCCACCATCATTCACCAGCTAGAACAAGCTCGTAAATACTTACTTGCTTACGCTCAACCCCGGCTGGTTTGGGAATGTCTGCTTTTATCTGTATACCAAAAATAA